In Bacillus sp. S3, the sequence GGAAAATCTCTTTAGCTGATGGCAAAGTTCAGGCACCAGATGAGGGTCAAGTGAAGACCTTTAAGGTCGAAATGAAAGAGAATATCATTTTTATTGTATTATAGAACAACAGGGAAGGAAGGCTGCGGGATGAAAACAGGAAAAGTATTTTTAGTAGGCGCAGGGCCAGGGGACGTTGGGTTAATCACCGTGAAAGGATTGGAAGCAATTAAGCAGGCCGAAGTCATTTTATATGACCGGCTTGCCAATCCAAAACTATTGGAATTTGCTGCAAGTGATTGCGAGTTAATTTATTGCGGCAAATTGCCTGACCGCCATATTTTGCGCCAGGAGAACATCAATGATCTTTTAGTGGCAAAGGCGTTAGCTGGAAAAATAGTTGTCCGTTTAAAGGGCGGCGATCCAGGTGTTTTCGGCCGTGTTGGTGAAGAAGCGGCAGCCCTCGCGCACTACCAAATTCCTTTTGAGATTGTTCCTGGTATTTCATCGGGGATTGCCGCTCCTCTCTACGCGGGGATCCCTGTAACCCATCGCGATCATGCCGAATCCTTTGCTGTTGTCACCGCCCATGACAAATCCGAGGGTGGAAAACCGCGCCTCGATTGGGAAGGGCTCGCCCGTGGTGTGGATACGATTGCTTTTTACATGGGGGTAGGAAATTTACCGTTTATTTGTGAAAATCTTGTCAATCATGGCAAACCAGCTTCCACTCCAGTTATTTTGATTCAATGGGGTACATTTGGCCGTCAGAAAACATTGCAGGGGACACTTGCCGATATTACGGAAAAGGCTGCGGCAGCCAAGTTCAGCAATCCCGCGATTATCCTTGTTGGAGAAGTCGTCTCACTTCGTGAAAAAATCAACTGGTTTGAGAAAAAGCCGCTTTATAGCCGGCAGATCCTCCTGGCCCGTACCGGCGAAAGTGTAAGCTGCTTGGCGCAGGAATTGATGAAGCATGGTGCGGATGTCATTGAATTTCCAAAATGGAAAAGGACGATATTGCCTGTCGATCTAACAAATGTGCCCTCCTACGAAAAGATTCTTTTTACCTCACCCGAAAGTGTGGCAGAATTTTTTATAGCCGTATTTGAGGAGGGAATAGATATCCGAACCATTCGTGCCGACTTTTATGGAGCTTCTAGTAAATCGGTAAAAGCTTTAAAGCAACGCGGATTTAAGGCGAAGCTTGCTGAGAAGATGCCTGAGTCTGGAACGTTACTCATTGTTGGCGATGACCGTATAAAGCTCGAAAGAAATGCTGACATATTGGTAACGAGTAAAAAAGAGATAGACCGGCAGTTTGTGCCTATTTTTCAAAGAATGCTAGAGGAATCTGACGTGAATACAATGGTCTTCCCAAGCAGTGCCTCTGTTGAACCGTTTGTCGAAGCATTAAAAGAATGTGGCATAGATGCAGCAAAACTATTAAACGGGCTTCAGGTTGTCAGCATGGGAAAGCTAACAATGACAGTGGTGGAAGCTGCCGGGCTCCCATCCCATGGAATGCCGGAAAAAGCGACGAAGGAATCCTTGGTTGAATATTTGGCGGGCCAGACGTATGAGGGGGCGTGAGATATGGAAGCCATTATTTATATCGCACACGGAAGTAGGCTGAGCAAAGCGAATGGGAAATTTATTGATTTTATTAAAAAAGTCATGAAGAAGGCTTCGGCTCCCCAACAGGCCTATGGTTTTCTAGAACACGCTGAGCCGTCGGCTGCACAAGCCATTGAAGCATGTATCGAAAAAGGGGCAAGTGAGATTACAGTAGTCCCTGTATTCTTACTTCCAGGGATTCATGCCAATTTTGATATTCCGGTAGAACTTGAACGTTATCCAAATATAGTTTTTCATTATGGAAAACCACTTGGTGTTGACGCTATTATGGTCGACATTCTTGCAGACAGGCTGGCTGAAGCAGGTTTCGG encodes:
- the cobA gene encoding uroporphyrinogen-III C-methyltransferase — protein: MKTGKVFLVGAGPGDVGLITVKGLEAIKQAEVILYDRLANPKLLEFAASDCELIYCGKLPDRHILRQENINDLLVAKALAGKIVVRLKGGDPGVFGRVGEEAAALAHYQIPFEIVPGISSGIAAPLYAGIPVTHRDHAESFAVVTAHDKSEGGKPRLDWEGLARGVDTIAFYMGVGNLPFICENLVNHGKPASTPVILIQWGTFGRQKTLQGTLADITEKAAAAKFSNPAIILVGEVVSLREKINWFEKKPLYSRQILLARTGESVSCLAQELMKHGADVIEFPKWKRTILPVDLTNVPSYEKILFTSPESVAEFFIAVFEEGIDIRTIRADFYGASSKSVKALKQRGFKAKLAEKMPESGTLLIVGDDRIKLERNADILVTSKKEIDRQFVPIFQRMLEESDVNTMVFPSSASVEPFVEALKECGIDAAKLLNGLQVVSMGKLTMTVVEAAGLPSHGMPEKATKESLVEYLAGQTYEGA